The nucleotide window ATATCATAAAGGGAACGGGATCGCCGGTATGCTCTTTAACCTCAACCGGTGTAGTATGGTCTCCTGTTACGGCTATAACCAACTCACTCCCAAACTGATCAAGTATCTTTCCTAACATTTTGTCCATCATTTCTATGGCATACTTTTTACCTTCTATGTTACCGTCGTGGGACGCAGCATCAGTAGCTTTTAAATGAAGAAATACAAAGTCATACTCTCTTAGTAACCTAGCAGCCTCTTCCGCTTTACCTAAATAATTGGTATCAAGCCCACCTGTAGCCCCCTTAGGAGTTACGACTTTCATCCCCAGTTGCTCGCAAATTCCTTTAATTAATGCTGTAGCAGATACTGCAGCTGCCCTTAGTTTCGTATAGCTTTCAAAAGGGGGTAATTCTTCATATTCTGCAGCACCTCTCAATAGGATGATATTAGCCGGTAATTCGCCTTTCTCCACCCTCTGTTTGTTATAAGTAGACGCTGATAAGACCTCATACACTCTCCTAGTAAGTTTATTGACTATATCTGCTGTTTTCTTAGCTTCTTCAGTTGATGTTAATGGTTTACTCTCTAAAACTTTCTTACCTACTTCATGTGGATCCGTGTCAGATATTTTATCGCTTATGCCTTTTCCACTTAGAACAACCGCCACTCTATGCTCTGTCCCGTGATAGAACTTTACTTCTACTCCGTCAATTTCCTTGATTTTTTCATTAAGTTCTCTTACTAATTCATCAGCCTCTTCTATTTTTCTTCCCGCTCTTCTATCTTTAATTATCAAATCATCGTTTACTGTTGCAAAATTACCCCTAAAAGCTACATCTCCGCCCTTAAGTCTTGCACCAGCCCCTATGGCTTCAAAAGCTCCTCTCCCCTTATAGTACCTTTTCGGGTCTAGTCCGAATATAGATAAATGTGATGTATCGCTTCCTGCAACTACGCCGGGTGAGATGGGATCCATAAGGCCTACTAAGGAGGACTTAAGCAATTCTCTAAAATTCGGTTTGTCAACTGCCTCTAATGGTGTTTTAAAGTCAAGTTTGCTCACCGGTCTATCTCCTAGACCATCTGCGATAAATAATAGAATTTTATATTGTTTCATGCTATAGACCTCTTTAATTCTTTAGCCATTCTTTCATATCTTTGTATATCAGCCTGAGTTATGCTAGGTCTCACTATTTCTAGGGCTTGCATAAAATCTGATTTCATCACTTTTACTTGAGCTTTGCTATTCATACACTCCCTCATGCTCTTCATATAGCACTCTTCTGTATTCTCTTTTCCTTGACAAGCGCTCCTAGATTGTTGATCACAGTCTCTATAGGCTTGTCTCATAGCGTTTATTGTGGCTTCTCGAACGAGAGCCTCGATATCGGCCCCAGTATATCCTTCTGTCTTCTCCGCAATTTCCTCCAAATTAACGTCAGGTCCAAGAGGTACGTTTTTGGTGTGTACTTTTAGTATTTCTAGTCTTGCTCTTTTGTCTGGTGGTGGTACGTAGATTAGTCTGTCGAATCTCCCGGGCCTTAGTAGTGCTGGGTCTAATATATCAGGCCTATTAGTAGCAGCAATAACAACTACATTCTCCAATTTTTCAATACCGTCCATTTCTGCTAGTAGTTGGTTTACAATCCTTTCTGTTACCCCACTATCAACCGATAGTCCTCTCATTGGTGCTATTGCGTCTATTTCGTCGAAGAATATTACTGTGGGTGCTGCTTGTCTTGCTTTTCTGAATATTTCTCTTATTGCTTTTTCGCTTTCTCCTACCCATTTTGATAGTACTTCTGGTCCTCTTACTGCTATGAAGTTTGCTCCGCTTTCTGTTGCTACTGCTTTTGCTAGCATAGTCTTACCAGT belongs to Stygiolobus caldivivus and includes:
- a CDS encoding 2,3-bisphosphoglycerate-independent phosphoglycerate mutase; this translates as MKQYKILLFIADGLGDRPVSKLDFKTPLEAVDKPNFRELLKSSLVGLMDPISPGVVAGSDTSHLSIFGLDPKRYYKGRGAFEAIGAGARLKGGDVAFRGNFATVNDDLIIKDRRAGRKIEEADELVRELNEKIKEIDGVEVKFYHGTEHRVAVVLSGKGISDKISDTDPHEVGKKVLESKPLTSTEEAKKTADIVNKLTRRVYEVLSASTYNKQRVEKGELPANIILLRGAAEYEELPPFESYTKLRAAAVSATALIKGICEQLGMKVVTPKGATGGLDTNYLGKAEEAARLLREYDFVFLHLKATDAASHDGNIEGKKYAIEMMDKMLGKILDQFGSELVIAVTGDHTTPVEVKEHTGDPVPFMIYMPYNTLVFDSVRDFNEREVRRGSLRIRGLDVMNILLNYSNRAEKYGA